GTTGAGCGGGCCGGGGTGGTGGCCGAGCAGGCGCGGCACGGTGTGCAGGCGCGGCAGGCCGTGCGTCCGGCGGTGCCGGTGGCCGAAGGTCATCGACAGCGTGCCCGGCACGACCACCTTCGCCGCCGCGAAACCGCCCGCGCGGTGCTCCGGCGTGGTGGTCTCGACGGCGATCACGTCCAAGCCGCTGTCGGTGTAGCGCCGGACCGCCTCGGCGAGGTCGTCGGCGAGGTCGTGGTGGACCGGCCACGCCGTGCGCGCCCGAAGCTCGGGCAGCGACAGCGCCGAACCGCCGAGGAAGGACAGGCGGTCGGCCGTGCCGGGATGGCCGTAGAGCAAGCCGTGGTCGGACATCTCGCGGACCTCGTCGGGGTCGGCGAGCATCCGCGCCGCCTTGTCGGCGTCGAAAGCGCCCATGCGCCTGCCGATGCCCGCGGCGGCGTCGATCAGCGCGGTCAGCAGTGCCCGTTCCGGGTCCGGGTGCGCGGCGGCGCTGAAGGCGTGGCGGGGCACGTCGGTGCGGCGCAGGGTGTCGGTGCCCAGCACCATCACCGCGGGCACCCGTTGTTCCAGCGTGATCGAGTAGGCGGTCATCGTGTAGCCGAGCCGTTGCCGCACGAACTCCGCGACGACCGGGATGCGCTTGTCCCGCGCGGAGGCCAGGTCCAGTTCGGGAACGGGCATTCGCGCGTACCAGGTCATCAGGAACGCGTCCCGCTCGGCGACCTCCAGCAGCCCGTGAAGGACCGCTTCCTCGAAGCAGCCGCCCAACGCGCACCCGTTGGAGCACTCGTAGACCAGTCGGTTGTCCTGCGCCGGCGTCCGTGCCCCGTAGTAGGCGTAGCTCTCCGGCACCAGCACCGGTTCCGACCGCCCGAACGAGAAGCCCCACACCCAGGCCAGCGGGCGGTCCGGGTCGAAGCGGTCGAAGGGGAACCCGGGCCGGTCGTACCAGTCGTCGGGGTACAGGCCCAGCGTGCGCGGGTCGACCGCCCGGTCCGCGACCTCGGTGTACGGCGCGGTGACGGCGGTGCGGCGGCCCAACGGGCGGTGGTTGCCGTAGCGCTCCAGCGCCTCGGTGATCGCGGTGAGGCGCGCGGAGCGGAAGTCCCGGCTGCGACCGTAGCCGTGCCTGCTCTCGTGCGATGTCGGCGGTCCCAGCCGGGCCACGGCGGTCGGGATGCCGTGGGGCGCACCCGCCGAGAGCGAGGCGATCACCCCGGTCCGGGAGTCCACGAAGGAGTGTGCGAGGTCGGGCCACCGGCCGTCGAGCCGGGTGGTCCGCAGTGTCGCCGGGTCCGGTTTGGGCAGCGGACGACGGCGGACGACCCACGGGCCGTCGTCGGGGAGGTTCGCGCAGTCCGGGCACAGCGGGTCGGGTAGCAGGACGTGTCGCGTGATCAGGCCCGTCGCCAGGGACAGCAGCAGCACCGCGCCCACCGTGCGGCCGTCGTCGCGCGCCAGCTCGTCGCGCACCACCTCGACGACCGCGTGTGTCGTCAACGGCGTGACCAGCGGGTTCGGTGCGTCCACCGGATCGTCGCCGAACTCGCGGCACAGCGCGGCCCAGCCGTCGTGGTCCGGTCGGTTGGCCGCCCAGCGGCGTTCGGCGCAGGTGTCGCAGCCGGGCACCCCCGGCCGGACCAGGGGACCGATCCGGACGTGCGGCCCGTCGACCCGCACCGGCAACCACACCGCGTCCGCCACACGACCCGCGTGCACCCAGGCGTCGCCGAGCGCCTCGGCCAACGCCGCCCGCAGCGGTTCCGGGCCGACCACCCCGACACTGGTTCCCGTGGTGAGCTCTGCCAGCAGGTCAGTCATCGCCCACCACCACCCTGACCAGGCAGGGCACCCGCTCGCGCACGGCGTCGTCGGCCACCAGCGGCACCGCCACGACCGTCCGTCCCGCACGGCGCAACGCCGTCGCCAGGGACCGGCACCGCGGGTCGTCGGCCGCCGGGAGCCCGTCGCCCTCGGCCACCCACCGGGTGATCACCGCCTGCGGACCGCACTGCCGGCGCAGCAGCACGCGTTCCAGCCCGTCGCGCAACGCTTCGACGGCCGTGGCCGCGCAGGTGACCACCGACTCGCCGGCCACGCGGAACACGAAAGCGGGCACGCCCAGCACATCCCCCTGGTCCGCCACCTCCACGGGCACGTCGGCCGCACGCAGCAACCGCAGCAGCTCCACCGTCCGCTCGTCACCCGAGGACCGCACCACGGTCTCCGGATCGCACGGCCGACCCGGCTCGTCGCTGCGGCTCACCAGCGCTTCGCAGTGGGCGCGCAGCCCGGCCGCGACCGCGTCACCCCACGACCGGCCCGCCGCCACGCCGACCGGAGCCCGGTACGGGGCCTGGGCGTTGACCGCGGGCATCGCACACGGCCGGCCGGTCAACAGGTCCACACGCTCACCGCCCCGGTCGACCAGGCTGCCGTAGGTCGCCAGCGCGGCCAACGCGGTGTGCCACCGGGCCCTGTCCCGGTCCACGC
This DNA window, taken from Saccharothrix variisporea, encodes the following:
- a CDS encoding TOMM precursor leader peptide-binding protein → MTDLLAELTTGTSVGVVGPEPLRAALAEALGDAWVHAGRVADAVWLPVRVDGPHVRIGPLVRPGVPGCDTCAERRWAANRPDHDGWAALCREFGDDPVDAPNPLVTPLTTHAVVEVVRDELARDDGRTVGAVLLLSLATGLITRHVLLPDPLCPDCANLPDDGPWVVRRRPLPKPDPATLRTTRLDGRWPDLAHSFVDSRTGVIASLSAGAPHGIPTAVARLGPPTSHESRHGYGRSRDFRSARLTAITEALERYGNHRPLGRRTAVTAPYTEVADRAVDPRTLGLYPDDWYDRPGFPFDRFDPDRPLAWVWGFSFGRSEPVLVPESYAYYGARTPAQDNRLVYECSNGCALGGCFEEAVLHGLLEVAERDAFLMTWYARMPVPELDLASARDKRIPVVAEFVRQRLGYTMTAYSITLEQRVPAVMVLGTDTLRRTDVPRHAFSAAAHPDPERALLTALIDAAAGIGRRMGAFDADKAARMLADPDEVREMSDHGLLYGHPGTADRLSFLGGSALSLPELRARTAWPVHHDLADDLAEAVRRYTDSGLDVIAVETTTPEHRAGGFAAAKVVVPGTLSMTFGHRHRRTHGLPRLHTVPRLLGHHPGPLNPHPHPFP